tatatatatatatatatatatatatatatttctttaaaaatattattataatatgtataaacatataaacatatatataaatatatatgttcatttaAGTCTTACACGTTCTAAGATATCCAGCTGTTGCCCTTTGCCAGGCTTTATAATGCCAATAAGAATAAGTTTTATTTAGCCTTATCATCTTTTACattttcttaaaaaaaattccCATACGCCATAAATCTATATAACATGtaaacacatatatatatatatatatatatatatatatatatatatatataatatatttatttatatttatttatttttttttaataaaaatgaaaattgAATAACTAATATAGTGTAGATGtcaatttattaaatacaAAACATATGGagaaataattatgttacaaaatatatataattatatttaattctggaaatataaaatatatgtatatattgtatagcatattatatgtgatattaatatatatatatatatatatacaatattttaGGAACCTAATATTTTGTACCTctacattatataatccttaattaaataaatatgataaaagcgaaatataaaatatatttttttttttttttttttttttttttttttaaattaaatatatataacagTTGAGTTAAAAATGTGCTTTTTTCCAGtttgtttttaaatattaataaaaaagaagaaaaattaaaaaaaaattaaatatgtaatataataaaatatttaaatttataacTTATAATCTTctacaaaatattattttcttattaaataaaaacaattatAAATTCGATATATTTTGCTAATCCTGAAAAgagaaatattatatattattacatatatattttatatatgtatatattcatttttatctatTAAGGTAAAAAAGAAAGGCATTTTACAAGAGAAATCATAAAGAACAAAGTGTACctatatattacatatatatatatatatatatttatttatttatttatatttatttgtttgtttcgttattttattttcccTTGCAGCATTAAATAGTAATTCATAAGAAAAATGTTTTATCCTGGTATGTTTAGAGAGAAACCGAAGGATATTATTTCCGACAAATGGAAAATCATTTTAAGGGTCTCAGGATTTCTTGTATCATGTTATGTAATATGTTTTCATGGCGATTTATTTGACATTCCAGAAAACAATAAgttatcataatttttttttcttttttttgtaaagaagaaataatgtaaatatgaTACGGATcttaatacaaataatatgaagGATATAATAGTGTGTACAGAGgttacattattataaaagggaaaagaattaaaataatcatttataaataagtaaatatataataatatatattatatgtttatataatatatatatttaattaatagAGATAAATTGATCGTTTTacttttctttatatttttctatatataattataggattttttaaaaagaaaaaattaaagataCATGGGtatgatataattatatatgttataatttttatgtttctacattaatacatatatatatatatatatttatatttatatatttatttatttatttatatttatattaatttttttttttttttaattgaAGACAgcttaatattataaaaaacaaaatgaaaaaaaaaaattttttaaacgtataaaattaagacataatacaaataaataaatatatgtgtaatACACTATATATGTCACACcataaaacaaaaaataatgtgaaaaaattgaaacatattaaaaaaataaaatgaaataatatagagTTGTAatgtgatatatatataattgtaaGAATTTTAATcggaaaaaaaaaaaaaaaattaattaaattatataaatatatatatatatatatatatatatatatatatttatttatttatatatacatatatttatatatatatatatttatatatatccatacCATTGTTAGCTTGGTCATTTGGtttgaataatatttatgttacTATGAAAAGTGATACCTTTGAAGACACTGAAAAAAATAGGCATACGCTTCGTCATAATTATACTTTCGAAGTATTTTATGGTTTAAATgttgatataaatatactgcaatatttttatataacattttgGTTTTTGaatgttttaatttttcaagAATTGTAATAACATCAAAATGTAAAACTTTGGataattttgaaaaatgTTTATGCTTAAAAAAGCTTTGAAattttacaattttttgatagataatattaaaagaaaaataaatatgtgtACATCTAGGACTACTAAATAATTTAAgaatatttctatatttaatataaaatccaaataagaaaatattttcttgactgaataattttttttcatcacataatattaaagaactaataacaaatttataaaaattaatactAAAATTGagtataaaattatttgttaatttcttttttaaagCTTTCCTTAGATTTTGTAAATCATTACTAacatttttaaagaatgtaatatatttttctttaaaaaagaaataattacaaaaacaaaataaatcaGAGGGGATATCAATCATCTTATAAATTATTcgaattttttttaaaagttCATAATCTTTCTTAATTGATTCTAGTAAAGAATTTATGttcattttataatcaataatttttgtacattcttcacaaaaaatatgagtttttcttataaaaacaaattcttcatcatatgtattaatattatttttacaactaaatatatcttcatTTAGTTTAATTTCTGCAAGGGTTTCTTTATGTTCATTATAATCATCATGAAggttataaatattatcactattattatcataattattactatcatttttattattatcactattattatcataattattactatcatttttattattatcactattattatcataattattactaccatttttattatcattattattatcgttattattatcattatttatcatgtctgtttttttttttcttttttccttttcaaCATCCTCCCCAAATACCATATCAACCTTTGCATGATCTCgttttttctcatttttCAAATTACTTACTAAATGATCGGACAtactattaatataatttagCAACTTGTCATTTGTTTGAATTAAGTTAAATTTTTCTGAAAAAAGACAGATGGATCTATGATCTAATTTTATGTTACAAAGTGTACATATGgaatttaagaaaaaatcataataaatagACACCCATGGCATATCataaaaagtataataagtatgattatatttatataattgaaatatatctatacgtatttttttatttctattaaCTTGGGTGTTTGTTTTAATTCTCATAAAATAAGTttctaaatttttttttatatctataaGTTCATTTTTCAagtgtatatatatccatacATTATTAAAACATTTCTGTACATGTCCTTCTTTTTCATGTTCAAAGAAATTCAAatactttttaatttcGTATAGAGCACCAAAGTTAGTTTTGTTTGTTTCATAATagtttatattattatctgTATATGTTGTCATTAAATGTGTCATATCATTTAATGTATCTTCATAATGAGAATATTTTGTgttatacataaaattatCGTCAATGTTTTCATCTGTCCGtgtattataataactagtattattatatatatcattgttactataattatacatattattcacattacccatattattcacattatccatattattcacattatccatattattcacattatccatattattcacattatacatattattcacattatacatattattcacattatACATATTGTCCACAATACGATTGTTGTTTCCTCCTTCGTTATAATcgttaaatatatactcATCATACTCATCATCATACgtaattaaatttaaacCTTCTTGCTGTAAAAAGTGTTGATCATCTACATACGATGTTGCATTATGTACATAATCATCAACATCAGTAGTAAGATTAACACTcgatgataataataaaggtTCTGTGGTCgatgtatttttatttttatttttattacttaCATTATGATCATATCCATCTGTATCTAGATTCATTAAAGATAAGCATTCTctcataaaatatatattcctcTTTACATTAATTCTTAAGGATATAACcatattttgtatttctAGTATAGTTAAAAATTCCgttatctttattattattaattcattatataataactCTTTGATTTTCATCTGGATAATATGGTtcaacaaaataatataataaccGGAACATAAAGtttgttttcttttgttatgttatattttgttatgttatattttgttatgttatattttgttatgttatattttgttatgttatattttgttatgttatattttgttatgctatattttgttatgttatattttgttatgttatattttgttatgttatattttgttatgttatattttattttttttatttgtaatatatacatttaaagAATTACATATGAACATGtgatttttatatttaattttccTTTAAGTAATTTTGTCCATTTGTTTAAATTTTTACATTATAAtagaataattatttatatttttcttttttaaataatatttatcatataacTATTACAtctttttctatattaatatatgtttctttatttagaatctacaaattattatgtttcCTTTTTTGTATCTATATgaaccaaaaaaaaattttgacggtatattataaatatctgtctcacaaaaatataatataataaaaccATATACCAATGTATAACAATAAaagttttatatatctatgaatatataaatatatatatatatatatatatatatatatatatatatatatatatttttttttggtagtaaaaaattaaatgaacatttttattcaaTTTTTCAAGATCATAAAAGtggtaataatataaataaataaataaataaataaataaactcatatatatataatatatatataatatatatataataattatctCAGAAGGAATAAATCTAAATTCTCATAAACATGTATTACTttgacaaaaaaaaaaaagaaaaaattatatataaatattatatttataaataaatatataacataaaaattatatattatatattatgtattatataatatatatatattaatcaaaatttatacgtattttattttatttttttctgtaaataacaaaattttataaccaagaaaaaatatatatacaaaatgagcttatatatttttttatatacgtatataatatatacaacttatataatataatatattatgttgtatgaattaattattttgaatatttttgaaaaaatcaaacattttaaatattataataatactattaaaaaaatatataataaataataaattataatatatatatatatatatatatatatgtatgtattatatttatagaaGAAATAAACTTCAACATatcgtttttttttttatatttaatataaattatgaaaatataaatgcAAAAATggatatttataaaatgagaatatataacataaattatcaacaaaaaaaaaaaaaaaataaaatatatatatatatatatatatatatatatatatatatatatatatatatatatatataatatatatatacataatatttatatataatatttatatataatatttatatataatatttatatatggaTAACTTAATTTAATGGAAGGgtattattttgataactacataaaatgtataaatgtatgtcatattatatataatatgtacaCTTGATTTAAACGAATTATTGAAATAAAACAAActgtattataataatataaaagataacATATCaggtaaatatatatatatatatatatatatatatatatatatatttttttatttttttattttttattttttttatttttttatttttttattttttttttttttttagatatatttatgcaGGTATgatttatcttttataaaaagggcaaatttttgaatatttttttttgaagcTGTAAATATCCACCTTTCAAATTATACGCAATAATTTGTGCATCATTTAGAAGggttttattatattttttattttttgtattgTATAATGATATGTCATTATTGTTGTAAGTAGCGTGCTTTTTGTTTGAATCATACTGATCATTATTTAGAAAGAGgttattaaaatgttttgttatttttaagGAATCTATACCTCTCCTACAAACAACTATGATtagaatatttttcttaggattcgatatatttaatttgtcgattattatttgtaagAGTTCATGTTTATTATGTTGTAATTTATTAAAGGTTTCTATAATTTCATAGAAGGACCATTTGACTGAATTTCTTAAACCATAAATATTAGTATTGTTGATTTTCCTAACATCTAGAATACATATTTGATTAACCGGAAAGGATAATGatgaataattattatttaatatatctataaatTGGAAGGTATCgatttgatatatatatgttttatttgtttGATTAAAACATATTAGATTATTACAATAGATGTTGTTAGCattattaattttgttactactattattattgttataatttgtattatttgcattatttgtattatttgtattatttatattatcataattatgtgataaaataaaattatataattctttaaaGTTTTTCATTGAACATAAacaatttttattcttataatttatGTTCAAAGACTCGAATGGTAATTTATTTGAGAAGCTATTATATGTCAAAAAATTTGTTAAAACATCTTCATCTAAACCAATAGataattttattacttCATTCGCTTGTAATAAACCTATAACACCAGTGACTGTAGATAATATACCATTTTCATCACAATCATTATTTTGAGAATGATTATTAAAACTTTTTAAGCATCGATAACAATTCgatgtattattatttaaattataaacatttaCTTGTCCATAAATACCTAAAGCACTAgcaaatattaatttttttttatatagaaTACATAAATCATTAATTAGAAATCTTGTACTTATATTATCTGTACAATcaattataatatcatattctttaattatattaataccATTTAATTTATCTAAAAAGAATGGATAACATTTTATACAATCACTTACATCAACATCCATATCTTTTAAGAATAATTTTGCAGAGatacatttatttaatcctatatatttttctttatgtattatttgTCTATGTAAATTACTTTTTTCAACTTTATCTCCATCAACCAATCCAATCTCTTTAAATCCAAACTTGcttaaatataaacaaacaGGAGATCCTAATCCTCCTATTCcaataattaaaattttcgTATTAAAGattttatttaaagaatCATGTGGTAtgtcatatatatttaatagtTTCCCATGTCTATCAATAACTTctttatcataatttttataaaataactCATTTTCTAATGTTATTATTCGTctttcataaaaattaaaaaatatatacaccttttttattacctttgaaaataaatcaaatatCTTCCGAATTCTTCCTATGCGCACGCTTTCTCCCTGAGCATAGTTTATAAGGTCATGTAAAAAGTAACCCACAACAATGAACAAGccataataaatatatctttgATAGTTATTAAGATATTCCATGACAACTTGgtacatattaaaaaacaTGTACCaaaagttatatataaataaataaataaataaatatatatatatatatatatatatatatatatatatacatatatacagatggaataataaagattatttatattccCTCTTCAAATATTTccataaaaattttattcttCAATGATATACTTACAAATAAATgactaaaaaaaaataaaaaaggaaaagaaatatgtattacaaaaaatatatttttatgaatacatatatgtgttcaataatttaaatatacaacattatataaaaatatatatatacgaATAGATTAGTGTATAAGTACATATGCTTTTTTTCACGCTCTATTTTgacaaaatatataaatatataaatgtataaatatatatatatatatatatatatatatatatatatatatatagagtattataaaattaaaacaaaaaataaatgcaaaagcatacatatatatataatatattgaattataatattcctATTAAGTTATAATCAACAGGAtcataaataattatacattctattatatataattgtaaatatttccataaaaattataaaatcaaatatattgaatgaattataatttttgatcctattatcattttttatgaCTCTAACtaattttgtatattaatttatatataatatatatattatatatatatagatatatatttttttttttttttttttttttttttNNNNNNNNNNNNNNNNNNNNNNNNNNNNNNNNNNNNNNNNNNNNNNNNNNNNNNNNNNNNNNNNNNNNNNNNNNNNNNNNNNNNNNNNNNNNNNNNNNNNNNNNNNNNNNNNNNNNNNNNNNNNNNNNNNNNNNNNNNNNNNNNNNNNNNNNNNNNNNNNNNNNNNNNNNNNNNNNNNNNNNNNNNNNNNNNNNNNNNNNNNNNNNNNNNNNNNNNNNNNtttttttttttttttttttttttttctattgAATTTTTGCATCTTATCGgataataacaaataaatcagtaaataaaaaaaaatataaataaaaagaataattttttatactactatttttatttcacaatatatataataaattatatgtatacaattaaatatattattatattatattatatatggGATTCATATTTCCATAGGagtacataaaaaaaataatattatattttacatatataatataaataatatgttattttgtttctttttttttgtacatatatattgtatattatgtgtatttatatataatattattttattcaaatattttttctttaaaataaaaaaaaaagaaaaagaaaattat
The genomic region above belongs to Plasmodium reichenowi strain SY57 chromosome 13, whole genome shotgun sequence and contains:
- a CDS encoding hypothetical protein (conserved Plasmodium protein, unknown function) encodes the protein MFYPGMFREKPKDIISDKWKIILRVSGFLVSCYVICFHGDLFDIPENNKLS
- a CDS encoding hypothetical protein (conserved Plasmodium protein, unknown function), producing the protein MKIKELLYNELIIIKITEFLTILEIQNMVISLRINVKRNIYFMRECLSLMNLDTDGYDHNVSNKNKNKNTSTTEPLLLSSSVNLTTDVDDYVHNATSYVDDQHFLQQEGLNLITYDDEYDEYIFNDYNEGGNNNRIVDNMYNVNNMYNVNNMYNVNNMDNVNNMDNVNNMDNVNNMGNVNNMYNYSNNDIYNNTSYYNTRTDENIDDNFMYNTKYSHYEDTLNDMTHLMTTYTDNNINYYETNKTNFGALYEIKKYLNFFEHEKEGHVQKCFNNVWIYIHLKNELIDIKKNLETYFMRIKTNTQVNRNKKIRIDIFQLYKYNHTYYTFYDMPWVSIYYDFFLNSICTLCNIKLDHRSICLFSEKFNLIQTNDKLLNYINSMSDHLVSNLKNEKKRDHAKVDMVFGEDVEKEKRKKKTDMINNDNNNDNNNDNKNGSNNYDNNSDNNKNDSNNYDNNSDNNKNDSNNYDNNSDNIYNLHDDYNEHKETLAEIKLNEDIFSCKNNINTYDEEFVFIRKTHIFCEECTKIIDYKMNINSLLESIKKDYELLKKIRIIYKMIDIPSDLFCFCNYFFFKEKYITFFKNVSNDLQNLRKALKKKLTNNFILNFSINFYKFVISSLILCDEKKLFSQENIFLFGFYIKYRNILKLFSSPRCTHIYFSFNIIYQKIVKFQSFFKHKHFSKLSKVLHFDVITILEKLKHSKTKMLYKNIAVYLYQHLNHKILRKYNYDEAYAYFFQCLQRYHFS
- a CDS encoding ubiquitin-activating enzyme, putative gives rise to the protein MYQVVMEYLNNYQRYIYYGLFIVVGYFLHDLINYAQGESVRIGRIRKIFDLFSKVIKKVYIFFNFYERRIITLENELFYKNYDKEVIDRHGKLLNIYDIPHDSLNKIFNTKILIIGIGGLGSPVCLYLSKFGFKEIGLVDGDKVEKSNLHRQIIHKEKYIGLNKCISAKLFLKDMDVDVSDCIKCYPFFLDKLNGINIIKEYDIIIDCTDNISTRFLINDLCILYKKKLIFASALGIYGQVNVYNLNNNTSNCYRCLKSFNNHSQNNDCDENGILSTVTGVIGLLQANEVIKLSIGLDEDVLTNFLTYNSFSNKLPFESLNINYKNKNCLCSMKNFKELYNFILSHNYDNINNTNNTNNANNTNYNNNNSSNKINNANNIYCNNLICFNQTNKTYIYQIDTFQFIDILNNNYSSLSFPVNQICILDVRKINNTNIYGLRNSVKWSFYEIIETFNKLQHNKHELLQIIIDKLNISNPKKNILIIVVCRRGIDSLKITKHFNNLFLNNDQYDSNKKHATYNNNDISLYNTKNKKYNKTLLNDAQIIAYNLKGGYLQLQKKIFKNLPFL